A genomic window from Hirundo rustica isolate bHirRus1 chromosome 14, bHirRus1.pri.v3, whole genome shotgun sequence includes:
- the NIPAL4 gene encoding magnesium transporter NIPA4 isoform X2, producing MEPLETNSSCSNGSLITLSCLSHRVVCQVISGAVPADPSQDNGTSDSSWITRLENSYGFYIGLGLAVFSSFLIGSSVILKKKGLLRLVEKGGTRAGDGGHGYLKDWLWWAGLLTMGGGEAANFAAYAFAPATIVTPLGALSVLISAILSSYLLGERLNLLGKLGCLLSLVGSTVMVIHAPEDEEVTTLEEMTSKLKEPGFLAYAAILLALCFLLIFYLAPRYGQSNILIYLTICSVIGAFSVSSVKGLGIAIKGFFAGQPVLQHPLTWILVVTLVASITTQINYLNKSLDIFNTSLVFPIYYVLFTTIVIATSIILFKEWVAMTVVDIIGTVCGFLTIILGVFLLHAFKDMDVSLGNLPQVLQNEQPAPVTRDDKNILIEVDNSSIAPEDKPKTLA from the exons ATGGAGCCGCTGGAGaccaacagcagctgcagcaacG GGTCTCTGATCACCCTTTCGTGCCTTTCTCACCGCGTTGTGTGCCAAGTGATCAGCGGTGCTGTCCCAGCTGACCCTTCCCAGGACAACGGGACTTCGGATAGCTCCTGGATAACTCGGCTGGAAAACAGCTATGGATTCTACATTGGCCTGGGCTTGGCTGTCTTCTCCAGCTTCCTCATCGGGAGCAGCGTCATCCTCAAGAAAAAGGGGTTGCTACGGCTGGTGGAGAAGGGAGGCACCAGGGCAG gaGACGGAGGCCACGGCTACCTAAAGGACTGGCTGTGGTGGGCTGGCTTGTTAACCA TGGGTGGAGGGGAAGCTGCCAACTTTGCTGCCTATGCCTTTGCTCCTGCAACTATTGTCACGCCTCTGGGGGCTCTGAGTGTGCTCATAAG TGCCATCCTGTCCTCGTATTTGCTTGGAGAACGGCTCAACCTGCTGGGAAAGCTGGGCTGCCTGCTGAGCCTGGTGGGCAGCACAGTGATGGTCATCCACGCCCCAGAGGACGAGGAGGTCACCACTCTGGAGGAAATGACTTCCAAGCTGAAGGAGCCGG gTTTCCTGGCTTATGCTGCCATCCTGCTGGCTCTCTGCTTCCTCCTGATCTTCTACCTTGCCCCCCGTTACGGCCAGAGCAACATCCTCATCTACCTCACCATCTGCTCCGTTATCGGCGCCTTCTCCGTGTCCTCAGTCAAGGGCCTGGGAATTGCCATCAAGGGCTTCTTTGCTggccagcctgtgctgcagcacccaCTGACCTGGATCCTGGTCGTCACGCTGGTGGCCTCCATCACCACACAGATCAACTACCTCAACAAGTCTCTAGACATTTTCAACACCTCTTTGGTGTTCCCCATCTACTACGTGCTGTTCACCACCATCGTCATCGCCACTTCCATCATCCTCTTTAAGGAGTGGGTCGCCATGACCGTGGTTGACATCATTGGGACTGTCTGTGGCTTCCTCACCATCATTTTGGGGGTGTTTCTGCTCCATGCTTTCAAAGACATGGACGTCAGTTTAGGGAATTTACCCCAGGTCCTTCAGAATGAACAGCCAGCGCCGGTCACCAGAGATGACAAGAACATCCTGATAGAGGTGGACAACTCCAGCATCGCCCCAGAGGATAAACCCAAA ACACTTGCATGA
- the NIPAL4 gene encoding magnesium transporter NIPA4 isoform X1 has protein sequence MEPLETNSSCSNGSLITLSCLSHRVVCQVISGAVPADPSQDNGTSDSSWITRLENSYGFYIGLGLAVFSSFLIGSSVILKKKGLLRLVEKGGTRAGDGGHGYLKDWLWWAGLLTMGGGEAANFAAYAFAPATIVTPLGALSVLISAILSSYLLGERLNLLGKLGCLLSLVGSTVMVIHAPEDEEVTTLEEMTSKLKEPGFLAYAAILLALCFLLIFYLAPRYGQSNILIYLTICSVIGAFSVSSVKGLGIAIKGFFAGQPVLQHPLTWILVVTLVASITTQINYLNKSLDIFNTSLVFPIYYVLFTTIVIATSIILFKEWVAMTVVDIIGTVCGFLTIILGVFLLHAFKDMDVSLGNLPQVLQNEQPAPVTRDDKNILIEVDNSSIAPEDKPKVFMPCT, from the exons ATGGAGCCGCTGGAGaccaacagcagctgcagcaacG GGTCTCTGATCACCCTTTCGTGCCTTTCTCACCGCGTTGTGTGCCAAGTGATCAGCGGTGCTGTCCCAGCTGACCCTTCCCAGGACAACGGGACTTCGGATAGCTCCTGGATAACTCGGCTGGAAAACAGCTATGGATTCTACATTGGCCTGGGCTTGGCTGTCTTCTCCAGCTTCCTCATCGGGAGCAGCGTCATCCTCAAGAAAAAGGGGTTGCTACGGCTGGTGGAGAAGGGAGGCACCAGGGCAG gaGACGGAGGCCACGGCTACCTAAAGGACTGGCTGTGGTGGGCTGGCTTGTTAACCA TGGGTGGAGGGGAAGCTGCCAACTTTGCTGCCTATGCCTTTGCTCCTGCAACTATTGTCACGCCTCTGGGGGCTCTGAGTGTGCTCATAAG TGCCATCCTGTCCTCGTATTTGCTTGGAGAACGGCTCAACCTGCTGGGAAAGCTGGGCTGCCTGCTGAGCCTGGTGGGCAGCACAGTGATGGTCATCCACGCCCCAGAGGACGAGGAGGTCACCACTCTGGAGGAAATGACTTCCAAGCTGAAGGAGCCGG gTTTCCTGGCTTATGCTGCCATCCTGCTGGCTCTCTGCTTCCTCCTGATCTTCTACCTTGCCCCCCGTTACGGCCAGAGCAACATCCTCATCTACCTCACCATCTGCTCCGTTATCGGCGCCTTCTCCGTGTCCTCAGTCAAGGGCCTGGGAATTGCCATCAAGGGCTTCTTTGCTggccagcctgtgctgcagcacccaCTGACCTGGATCCTGGTCGTCACGCTGGTGGCCTCCATCACCACACAGATCAACTACCTCAACAAGTCTCTAGACATTTTCAACACCTCTTTGGTGTTCCCCATCTACTACGTGCTGTTCACCACCATCGTCATCGCCACTTCCATCATCCTCTTTAAGGAGTGGGTCGCCATGACCGTGGTTGACATCATTGGGACTGTCTGTGGCTTCCTCACCATCATTTTGGGGGTGTTTCTGCTCCATGCTTTCAAAGACATGGACGTCAGTTTAGGGAATTTACCCCAGGTCCTTCAGAATGAACAGCCAGCGCCGGTCACCAGAGATGACAAGAACATCCTGATAGAGGTGGACAACTCCAGCATCGCCCCAGAGGATAAACCCAAAGTATTCATGCCCTGTACTTAG
- the FNDC9 gene encoding fibronectin type III domain-containing protein 9: MNIEVHNITYTSATVSWATSSPCPENYYHVMYRPNWNSVFAGYLRQNFHREERVRHPLSSLVLHRLTPSTIYVLCITCKNSYPSSNHCTTFHTLDKIPLVFGGSKHEPTTSMWMVSSLLLLCFLALLAYGCLQLWSARCQRAAGLKHPDSSPEEVVERSSSPEEPLSDGLREELLEVPMTTVLMRSSSFMKESPYNSPHCFFSYKNSDDKRAILPQHGLQ, from the coding sequence ATGAACATCGAAGTGCACAACATCACTTACACCAGCGCCACCGTGTCCTGGGCCAcgagcagcccctgcccggaGAACTACTACCACGTCATGTACCGCCCCAACTGGAACAGCGTCTTCGCCGGCTACCTGCGGCAGAACTTCCACCGCGAGGAGCGCGTCCGGCACCCGCTCAGCTCCCTGGTGCTGCACCGCCTCACACCATCCACGATCTACGTGCTCTGCATCACCTGCAAGAACTCCTACCCCTCCAGCAACCACTGCACCACCTTCCACACTCTGGACAAAATCCCCCTGGTTTTCGGCGGCTCCAAGCACGAGCCCACCACGTCCATGTGGATGGTgagcagcctcctgctcctctgcttcctcGCCCTCCTGGCCTAcggctgcctgcagctctggtCTGCGCGGTGCCAgcgggctgcagggctgaagcaCCCCGACAGCAGCCCCGAAGAAGTGGTGGAAAGAAGCAGCTCACCAGAGGAGCCGCTGAGTGATGGACTGAGAGAGGAGCTCCTGGAAGTGCCCATGACCACGGTGCTAATGAGGAGCTCCAGCTTCATGAAGGAGAGCCCGTATAATTCCCctcactgctttttttcctataaaaacaGTGATGACAAAAGGGCCATCTTGCCACAGCATGGCCTTCaatga